GGCCGGCGCCCAGGCGGTACAGCGCGGCGAAGGGCAGCAGCACCGGCTCGAAGTGCTGGCCCAGGAAGTTGTAGGCGACGTAGCTCGTCTCGAACCAGCGGCCGTGCGCCGTGTTCCAGAGGATCTGGTCGAAGAAGGCGAGATCGAAGGCCGCGGCGTGCAGCGTGCGGTAGACGCGCAGCCCGTACACCGCGTAGGCCGTGCCGGTGGCCACGACCGCGAGCAGCAGCAGCCAGTCGAGCCGCGCCAGGCGAAGGCGGCGCCGATCTCGGACGGCCGCGGCGCTCTCGGGCAGACGCACGCTTGCCACGGGCGCGGGCGGCCGCGGCAGTACGATGCGGCGTGCGGGAACCCGCGGGGACTGCACTCACAGGCTCCAGTCGGCGCCGCAGCCGCGGCAGGCAGCCGGCGGGCGGTCCTCGGAGAGCAAAGCCGTGCGCCAGGCTTGATACCGCTCACCGTTCCAGATCTCGGGCAGGCTCTGCCGCGCCGTGTGGCCAAGCACGATCGAGGCGTACGGCGCCGAGGTGAACGGCGCCACGCAGCAGGGCAGCACCTGGCCGTTGGCCGTGACATACATCAGCTTCCACGGCCGCATGCAGGCGCGGCGCGGCGCGTTCGGCCCGTCCTCTCCGGCGATCTGCTCGGCGAGGCGCACTTCGCCCGAGCCGCGCAGGCTCACGCCAAGCTGCCGCGCCAGCGCCTCCGCCTCGGCGATCGCCGCCGCGTCCGCATCGCCCGCGTGACCGTAGAGCGACTGATCGGCGCGGGCCAGGCCGCGCTCGGATAAGACGAGCCGTTGCAGATAGACCTCGCCGATACCGCTCGCGGCCGCATGGCGCACCAGGGCGGGCAGCTCGCCGACGTTGCTGTGCATGCCGGTCATCCACAGCGAGACTTTGGGCGTCAGCGCCTCGCGTTCGGCCTTCGCGGCGGCCAACAGGCGCAGGTTGGCGAAGATGCGGGCGAAACCGTTGGCGCCGCGCACGCTCTGATACGTCTCCGGCGAGCCGGCGTCTACGCTGACGCGCAACTCGTCCAGGCCGCTTTCTACCAGCTTGGCCGGCCAGCGGCCGCGCAGCAGCAGGCCGTTGCTGTTGAAGAGCACGTAGGCGCCGCGCGCCTTCAGCTCGCGCACCATCTCCGGCAGGTGCCGGTTCAGCAGCGGCTCGCCGATACCGTGCAGCACCACGCGGCGAAGGCGCGGCAACTGGGCGATCAGCGTGTGGAAGCGATCCATCGTCAGGTCGGCCGCAGGCTCGGCCATGCCGAAGTATTGCGGACAGGTGCGGCAGCGCAGGTTGCAGCGGTTCGTGACTTCGAGATACAGATCCTCCGGCAGCTCGGTCACCATTGCCCCACGGCCGTCGTTTGCCGGTGCGGGTCTCGCTGCCGGTG
This genomic window from Dehalococcoidia bacterium contains:
- a CDS encoding radical SAM protein, with amino-acid sequence MVTELPEDLYLEVTNRCNLRCRTCPQYFGMAEPAADLTMDRFHTLIAQLPRLRRVVLHGIGEPLLNRHLPEMVRELKARGAYVLFNSNGLLLRGRWPAKLVESGLDELRVSVDAGSPETYQSVRGANGFARIFANLRLLAAAKAEREALTPKVSLWMTGMHSNVGELPALVRHAAASGIGEVYLQRLVLSERGLARADQSLYGHAGDADAAAIAEAEALARQLGVSLRGSGEVRLAEQIAGEDGPNAPRRACMRPWKLMYVTANGQVLPCCVAPFTSAPYASIVLGHTARQSLPEIWNGERYQAWRTALLSEDRPPAACRGCGADWSL